From Toxorhynchites rutilus septentrionalis strain SRP chromosome 2, ASM2978413v1, whole genome shotgun sequence, a single genomic window includes:
- the LOC129766424 gene encoding uncharacterized protein LOC129766424, translating to MGEPITHHSIVRLELCAARLATQLFEKIQSAINLHAAIFFWADSTTVLPWLRASPSRWKPFVANRVSQIQHSTDVNNWRHVPGIDNPADDISRGLNAVDIMNCERWWNGPSWLSKSTNSWPQQVISSEESASASSEQRKIPVIAMNTIVLDWCNDLFTRYSSFGKLRRVVAFCMRYVHRLRELVSLHRSSPDSYEKPSVNTDTANILPLNTDELNQAEIKLCHLAQQENFPEEINDLQEKNRVSNSSPLRFLKPFIDPIGIIRVCGRLHNAALPHNIKHPMVLSAKHPLTVLLTRHFHLKLLHAGPQLLLATLRQKYWILGGRNLTKFVYHHCHTCFRSKPTLVQQSIADLPASRVSPTRPFSICGVDYCGPFFVKSAVRKHGPTKVYVAIFVCFSTRAVHIELVSDLSTAAFLASLRRFVARRGKIVEINSDNATTFKGASHALNKVYRMLKIEEGERQHIFNWSSENEIHWKFIPHRAPHFGGLWEAAVKSAKTHMLKVLNNVNIRYEDLLTLLAQVEMCLNSRPLTPMSTDPSDLDVLTPGHFLTGGNLQAVPEAD from the coding sequence ATGGGGGAACCCATTACCCACCATTCAATCGTACGATTAGAGCTCTGTGCAGCACGTTTAGCTACGCAACTCTTCGAGAAGATACAATCCGCCATCAATTTACATGCAGCAATATTCTTTTGGGCCGATTCAACAACGGTTCTTCCGTGGTTGCGCGCGTCACCAAGTCGCTGGAAGCCTTTTGTGGCTAATCGAGTGTCTCAAATCCAGCATTCAACAGATGTTAATAATTGGCGACATGTTCCTGGCATAGACAATCCTGCCGACGATATTTCCCGTGGATTAAATGCAGTTGATATTATGAACTGCGAACGTTGGTGGAATGGTCCATCGTGGTTATCGAAATCAACAAATTCATGGCCGCAGCAAGTTATATCGTCAGAAGAATCCGCTAGCGCATCTTCAGAACAACGCAAAATACCAGTCATCGCAATGAATACGATCGTACTTGATTGGTGCAATGATTTATTCACACGCTACTCATCGTTTGGAAAGTTACGACGTGTTGTCGCATTCTGCATGCGATATGTGCATCGTCTACGTGAACTTGTTTCGTTGCATCGTTCCAGTCCTGATTCATATGAAAAACCAAGCGTCAACACCGACACAGCAAATATACTCCCGTTAAATACCGATGAACTCAATCAAGCTGAAATAAAATTATGCCATCTGGCGCAACAAGAAAATTTCCCCGAAGAAATCAACGATCTGCAAGAGAAAAATCGTGTCTCGAACTCATCACCGCTTAGATTTCTGAAACCATTCATTGACCCGATCGGCATTATTCGCGTTTGTGGCCGGCTACACAATGCCGCGTTGCCACACAACATCAAACACCCAATGGTTCTATCTGCGAAGCACCCACTCACTGTTCTGTTAACCAGACATTTCCATCTCAAGCTACTGCACGCAGGTCCTCAACTCCTGCTAGCCACACTTCGCCAGAAATACTGGATTCTGGGCGGTAGAAATCTCACAAAATTCGTCTATCACCATTGCCACACTTGCTTTCGAAGCAAGCCCACATTGGTGCAGCAAAGCATAGCAGATCTTCCAGCGTCACGAGTCTCACCAACTCGACCTTTTTCCATATGTGGAGTGGATTACTGCGGACCATTTTTCGTTAAATCCGCAGTAAGGAAACATGGTCCCACCAAAGTTTATGTCGCTATTTTCGTTTGTTTCTCGACCAGAGCGGTTCATATAGAGCTCGTAAGCGACTTATCCACAGCAGCGTTCCTGGCAAGTCTTCGAAGATTCGTCGCACGTCGTGGTAAAATCGTCGAAATTAACTCCGACAATGCTACCACATTTAAGGGAGCTTCACATGCTTTAAACAAAGTCTATCGCATGCTGAAGATTGAAGAAGGAGAACGCCAACATATTTTCAATTGGAGTTCGGAGAATGAAATCCACTGGAAATTCATCCCACACCGGGCGCCACATTTTGGGGGACTGTGGGAGGCTGCCGTAAAGTCAGCAAAAACGCACATGCTGAAGGTACTGAACAACGTCAACATCCGATACGAGGACTTGCTCACACTGTTAGCACAAGTGGAAATGTGCCTAAATTCGCGTCCACTCACCCCGATGTCAACCGATCCTTCCGATCTCGATGTTCTTACTCCAGGGCATTTTTTGACTGGAGGTAATCTTCAAGCTGTTCCCGAAGCCGATTAG
- the LOC129766425 gene encoding uncharacterized protein LOC129766425 yields MCEEFYKATTTRSSTGRYIVRLPRNDNPEIILGKSREIAERRFLSLERRLNRNPPIKSSYHNFINEYAQLGHMKKIDNPVNDSSPHCYLPHHAVFKESSTSTKLRVVFDASCKTSSGYSLNDTLLVGPVVQQDLLSIVMRFRTHPIALVAEIEKMYRQIELHSDDQPFQRILWRSNPTDQLSTFELQTVTYGTAYAPYLATRTLQQLAKDEELSCPVACNAIQNDFYVDDLLTDASNVKAAIQLRQQLTSIIEAAGFSLKKRASNSHKVLKDVPPENLVIQSFYNIQKEEAISTLGLMWDPQSDTLRFKVQLPPPAAILTKRKVMSYIAQIFDPLGIVSPTITMAKLFMQRLWALKANGQICEWDDPLPERMQEDWRKFHNTLHILSEIRAPRFVLQIDAFTIQLHFFADASEKANILLGRFNNGSSVVARVTKSLEAFVANRVSQIQHSTDVNNWRHVPGIDNPADDISRGLNAVDIMNCERWWNGPSWLSKSTNSWPQQVISSEESASASSEQRKIPVIAMNTIVLNWCNDLFARYSSFGKLRRVVAFCMRYVHRLRELVSLHRSSPDSYEKPSVNTDTANILPLNTDELNQAEIKLCHLAQQENFPEDINDLQEKNRVSNSSPLRFLKPFIDPIGIIRVCGRLHNAALPHNIKHPMVLSAKHPLTVLLTRHFHLKLLHAGPQLLLATLRQKYWILSGRNLTKFVYHHCHTCFRSKPTLVQQSIADLPASRVSPARPFSICGVDYCGPFFVKSAVRKHGPTKVYVAIFVCFSTRAVHIELVSDLSTAAFLASLRRFVARRGKIVEINSDNATTFKGASHALNKVYRMLKIEEGERQHIFNWSSENEIHWKFIPHRAPYFGGLWEAAVKSAKTHMLKVLNNVNIRYEDLLTLLAQVEMCLNSRPLTPMSTDPSDLDVLTPGHFLTGSNLQAVPEAD; encoded by the exons ATGTGTGAAGAATTCTATAAGGCAACCACAACCCGCAGTTCAACGGGTAGATATATCGTACGGCTTCCAAGGAATGATAATCCAGAGATAATTCTTGGAAAATCTCGAGAAATTGCTGAACGCCGCTTCCTGAGCCTGGAACGACGTCTCAATCGAAATCCTCCAATTAAAAGTTCATATCACAATTTCATAAACGAATACGCCCAGCTGGGGCACATGAAGAAAATTGATAATCCAGTAAACGATTCCAGTCCTCATTGCTACTTACCACACCACGCCGTTTTCAAAGAGTCGAGTACATCAACGAAACTGAGAGTTGTATTCGACGCATCATGTAAAACCTCGTCCGGATATTCGCTGAACGATACCTTATTAGTTGGTCCTGTCGTTCAGCAAGACCTTCTTTCCATTGTGATGAGATTTAGAACACATCCCATCGCTCTTGTTGCGGAAATCGAGAAGATGTACCGGCAAATAGAACTTCATTCAGATGATCAACCCTTTCAGCGTATCCTCTGGCGTTCAAACCCAACTGATCAACTTTCTACGTTTGAATTGCAAACAGTTACGTACGGTACTGCGTACGCACCGTATTTGGCCACCAGAACATTGCAACAGTTAGCGAAAGATGAAGAACTTTCCTGCCCAGTCGCTTGCAATGCTATTCAGAATGATTTTTATGTTGATGATCTACTGACGGACGCATCAAACGTAAAGGCAGCTATCCAGCTACGTCAGCAGCTTACAAGTATCATCGAGGCTGCAGGATTTTCACTGAAGAAGCGGGCATCGAACTCCCATAAAGTACTGAAAGATGTACCACCAGAAAATTTGGTAATTCAGTCGTTTTATAACATACAGAAAGAAGAAGCCATTTCAACACTTGGATTAATGTGGGATCCACAATCAGACACTCTAAGATTCAAGGTTCAGCTGCCTCCCCCAGCAGCAATTTTGACCAAACGCAAGGTCATGTCTTACATAGCTCAAATATTTGATCCTCTTGGTATCGTGAGCCCGACGATCACGATGGCCAAATTATTTATGCAGCGTTTGTGGGCGTTAAAGGCGAACGGCCAAATCTGTGAATGGGACGATCCGCTTCCAGAGAGAATGCAAGAAGATTGGAGAAAATTTCACAATACGTTACATATATTGAGCGAAATACGTGCTCCCAGATTCGTGCTTCAAATTGACGCATTCACTATTCAACTACACTTTTTCGCCGATGCTTCGGAGAAAGC CAATATTCTTTTGGGCCGATTCAACAACGGTTCTTCAGTGGTTGCGCGCGTCACCAAGTCGCTGGAAGCTTTTGTGGCTAATCGAGTGTCTCAAATCCAGCATTCAACAGATGTTAATAATTGGCGACATGTTCCTGGCATAGACAATCCTGCCGACGATATTTCCCGTGGATTAAATGCAGTTGATATTATGAACTGCGAACGTTGGTGGAATGGTCCATCGTGGTTGTCGAAATCAACAAATTCATGGCCGCAGCAAGTTATATCGTCAGAAGAATCCGCTAGCGCATCTTCAGAACAACGCAAAATACCAGTCATCGCAATGAATACGATCGTACTTAATTGGTGCAATGATTTATTCGCACGCTACTCATCGTTTGGAAAGTTACGACGTGTTGTTGCATTCTGCATGCGATATGTGCATCGTCTACGTGAACTTGTTTCGTTGCATCGTTCCAGTCCTGATTCATATGAAAAACCAAGCGTCAACACCGACACAGCAAATATACTCCCGTTAAATACCGATGAACTCAATCAAGCTGAAATAAAATTATGCCATCTGGCGCAACAAGAAAATTTCCCCGAAGATATCAACGATCTGCAAGAGAAAAATCGTGTCTCGAACTCATCACCGCTTAGATTTCTGAAACCATTCATTGACCCGATCGGCATTATTCGCGTTTGTGGCCGGCTACACAATGCCGCGTTGCCACACAACATCAAACACCCAATGGTTCTATCTGCGAAGCACCCACTCACTGTTCTGTTAACCAGACATTTCCATCTCAAGCTACTGCACGCAGGTCCTCAACTCCTGCTAGCCACACTTCGCCAGAAATACTGGATTCTGAGCGGTAGAAATCTCACAAAATTCGTCTATCACCATTGCCACACTTGCTTTCGAAGCAAGCCCACATTGGTGCAGCAAAGCATAGCAGATCTTCCAGCGTCACGAGTCTCACCAGCTCGACCTTTTTCCATATGCGGAGTGGATTACTGCGGACCATTTTTCGTTAAATCCGCAGTAAGGAAACATGGTCCCACCAAAGTTTATGTCGCTATCTTCGTTTGTTTCTCGACCAGAGCGGTTCATATAGAGCTCGTAAGCGACTTATCCACAGCAGCGTTCCTGGCAAGTCTTCGAAGATTCGTCGCACGTCGTGGTAAAATCGTCGAAATTAACTCCGACAATGCTACCACATTTAAGGGAGCTTCACATGCTTTAAACAAAGTCTATCGCATGCTGAAGATTGAAGAAGGAGAACGCCAACATATTTTCAATTGGAGTTCGGAGAATGAAATCCACTGGAAATTCATCCCACACCGGGCGCCATATTTTGGGGGACTGTGGGAGGCTGCCGTAAAGTCAGCAAAAACGCACATGCTGAAGGTACTGAACAACGTCAACATCCGATACGAGGACTTGCTCACACTGTTAGCACAAGTGGAAATGTGCCTAAATTCGCGTCCACTCACCCCGATGTCAACCGATCCTTCCGATCTCGATGTTCTTACTCCAGGGCATTTTTTGACTGGAAGTAATCTTCAAGCTGTTCCCGAAGCCGATTAG